A region of the Candidatus Moraniibacteriota bacterium genome:
ATTTCCATTACCATAGCGTAACCTTTTTTGCCTAAATTCAAAGCCATTGAAAGGCTTGGCAGGTCAATCGCGCATGTAAGATAACCTAGATCGTCAATATTATATGAGAGCAAATCTTCATGTTGTGATAATATTTTTTCAAATTCAGTATTGGAAATGAATATTTTTTTGCCAGTGTTTCTTGGATTAACCCTGAAAATAACATTGTTATGGATTTTTTGCATAAATAGTTGCCCATGATTGTGAAGCCTTTTATTTTTTTCAGTTGTAGAATCATAGTATAAGCAACCTTCTTTTACATAAATGCCATGGAAACTTCGCTGGATCATGAAATAAATTTTTTTCGGGTTCAATCCAAAAAAATTAAAACTTTTAAATTCTTCTAAAATTTCTTCCGCTGTTTGTTCGTTAAGTATGATGAGAGCAGTTTGTCTGCCTAAAACTTTTATAGGATCCTGATTGTTTCTTTTTGCAATTTCATTTATATCAAAAGCCATTTGCAGCATATGTCGGTTTCCTAAAGAAATATCCGCCACTTTTAAAGGATCTACGCTGCAAATTTTCAAAATTTTATCTCTGTTTATTTTTTTATTGATTTTTATTTTTTCTTTGGCTATTTTGGCTTTTGAAAAGCCTTTTTTTTCTAATTCTTTTATATTTTCTTGGCGTATATGCGAAACAATATCGTTTAAGGAAAATCTGGAAAGATTAAGCAGATATTTTGTACCCAAACCTAGACGAGTTGCTTCACCAGCGGCAGCATGCTCCCATAATAATTTTCCATCAAGGATGGCCTTTTCGGCTGGAGCAGTATTTATTTTATCATCATCTAGAACTGTTATTTTACTTTCATTAATTGGTGACAGATAATTGAAATTTTCATAGGCATTTATTTCTTTTTCATGCTTCTTTATGTTTTCTATGGAAATATTCCGAGTATTCTTAAAATAAGAATGAAGCATCCATTCTATATAGCGTAGAATAGAAGTGCAGTATTCCTCGAAAGTTTCAAGATGAATTTTTGGTTTTTTGTTCATTTATTCTTTTTTAAGTTATTAAATTATAATAATTTTTTCTTGGCTATAGTTCTCAGTTCTTCATTAAACTCTTCGATCGCCTGATTTATTATCGGGTCGAATTTTTTATAAAGTTCTTTTTTCTTAACAATGTTGCCAGCTTCCAGGAGAGAATCAAAGGTTCCAGCATCCAGCCATTCTCCCTCAATTTTTTCTACTGCAAGTTCTCCCATTTCCAGGTATTTCTTGTTGATATCAGTTATTTCGATTTCTCCCCTCTCGGAAGGAGACAAGTTTTTGGAAATATCAGAAACTCTTTTGTCATAAACATAGATGCCGGTAATGGCCCAATCACTTAAAAAATCTTTTGGTTTTTCCTTGACTTCTACAGCTTTTCCTTTTTCATCGAACTTGACTACTCCGAATCTTTCCGGATCAGGTACTTTTTTAGCGAAAACCATTCCGCCATCTTTGAAATTTTTTATTTTTTCTCCCAAATCATCCTCAAAGATATTGTCTCCCAAAATCATGGCGATATTGTTATTGCCGATGAAATTTTCTCCTAAAATAAAAGCCTCCGCCAAACCGCGGGGCACTTTTTGAACCTCAAAAGACAAACTAATGCCAAATTTCTTAAAAATTGAACCTAAGAGATTTATGTATTGCCCACTGTGCTCCGGAGCTACAATTATCAAAATATCTTTTATACCCGCTTTTATCAGAGTATTTAATGGATAAAAAATCATCTGCCTGTCATAAACAGGAAGCAATTGCTTTGATGTCGTTGAGGTTAAAGGAAAAAGTCTTGTGGCTGTTCCTCCTGATAAAATTATCCCCTTCATAATTTTTTTATCTTAAATTTTTATAAAAAACTACTAAGCAATTTATTTAGTGTTAGGATAAATTGGAAATTTTTTGCATAAAGCAATCACTTCTTTATGCAGTTGTTTCAGTTTCTTTTCATTTTTATGGTTTTCAACTGCTTCCTTGATCCAGAAACATATTTTTTTAATTTCTTTTTCTTTCATGCCGCGCGTCGTCACAGCTGGAACGCCAATTCTAACCCCGCTTGGATCAAAAGGACTGCGGGGATCATCCGGAATCATATTTTTATTCAAGGTGATACCGATTTTATCCAAAGCTTCCTCAGCTTCTTTTCCAGTTACGCCCTTGGAACCAAAAACATCAACAAGAACCATGTGATTATCTGTGCCTCCGAACATCAATTTAAATCCATGCTTTTTTAGTTCAGTTTCTAAAACCTTAGCATTTTTAATTATCTGCTTAGCGTATGTTTTAAATGACGGTTTTAAAGCTTCGCCAAAAGCCACTGCTTTAGCGGCTGTATTATTCATATGTGGACCGCCTTGAAATCCCGGAAAAGCTGCTTTATCAATAGCTTTAGCAAATTCTTTCTTGCACATTATCATTCCGCCACGCGGACCGCGGAGTGTTTTGTGGGTTGTAGTTGTAACTATGTCAAAATATGGAACCGGATTTGGGATGGCTTTGCCAGCAATAAGTCCGGCAATATGCGCGATATCGAACATAGAAATAGCTCCAACTTTTTTGGCAATGGCTTGGAATTTTTTGTAATCAAGTTGTCTGGTGTAAGCCGAGAAACCGGCTAAAATAAGTTTCGGCTTATGCTTGATTGCCATTTTTTCCAGCTCTTCATAATCAATTTTTCCTGATTTGTCTGTTTTGTATCTGATAAAATTATAAATTTGGGCGGAAAGTGTAACTGGATGCCCATGAGTCAAATGGCCGCCATGTGAAAGATCCATGCCCAAAACTATGTCTCCCGGTTTAAGAACTGCGCTGTAAGCGATCATATTGGCTGGCGCGCCCGAATGAGGCTGGACATTCACGTGTTCAGCTCCAAAAAGTTTTTTAGCTCTTTCAATCGCTAAGTTTTCTGCAACATCAGTATATTTTTGTCCGCCATAATACCGATGGCCTGGATATCCTTCTGAATATTTATTGGTAAAAACAGAACCAAGTGCTTCCAAAACAGCTTCTGAAACATAATTTTCCGAAGCAATAAGTTCCATGCCTTCCTGCTGGCGCTTTAATTCGCCTAACATGCATTTATAAATTTGCGGATCAGATTTTTTTAGATTTTTGTGAATCATAATTTTATTAATTTTTTATTTTGTTTTCTTTTATTGTTTCTGTAAATTGATTTAAAAAATATTGAAGCTTTTGAGAATCATGCTCTTTTTTTATGAGTTCCAAATCAGCGTTAAACTCATCAACTAATGTGTCGTATTTTTTCATTTGTTCCTTATCACTCAATTCTATAATTTTATCAATTACTTCGGGAAAAATCTCTACATTCTTATATTCTTCCCTGTAATATTTTTCATAATGAAGCATGGGCTTAAGTTCCGAAACACTTTCCGGATCTATCAAGGCAAGTTGTATCTGATCCCAAACATCTGCGGCATGATAAAGCAATTTTTGTTTAAAATAATTATCAAGGTATTCCATTTTAGAACGGACCTTGAGTGATTTTTCTGATTCTGGGTTTATATTAGATATATTTTCCATTTATTTATTCTTTAAATAATCTTTTAATGCCAGTTTATAGTTTCTTAGTGGGTTGAGTTTAGTGTTTATAAGAATGGAAACATATGGCCTTTGAGCTGGACGCGGGAATTCATTTGAATTTACGGGGATAATTTTGGCTTTAATTTTGGCTTGCCTATACAATTCTACAACCGCCTCATACCATGTGCAAGCACCTGTATTAGAGACATGATATATGCCAAAAGGTTTTTTTGATTCAATAATTTCCTTAGTTTTTCTGGCCAAGTCGGGAGCATATGTGAAACAGCTGGTTTCTTCGTCAACAACTCTGACTTCTTTCTGTTTTTTGCCTATTTTTAACATTGTGTCAAAAAAACTCTTCTTGGCATCCCTGGCTTTTCCTGGTTTGCCGAATAATTTTGAAAGGCGGATAATATAATAATTTTCACCTTTTTCCTGAACGGCATCTTCTCCCATTAATTTTGTCTTTCCGTATTTTTGGAGCGGAGCAGGAATTGCATTTTCATCAAAGCCTATTTGCGGAATAAAATTTTGGTGTAATCCGCATGACCCGCAAGAGCCGGTACATCCTGCTGGTTCAGTTAATTCAGGCATGCCGTTGAAAACATAGTCTGTTGAATAATGTACAAATGTAGCACCAATTTTTTTGGCAATTTTTGCCAGATATCCAGGCGCCTTACCATTTATTTTTTTAGCTTTTTCAAATTCAGCCTTATCTTTTTCGCATCCATCAACATTATTATATGCTGCCGCATTTAGAATAATTGCGGGCTTTAATTTTACAATTTTTTCTTGAACCTGTTTTTGATTGGTAATATCAATTTTCTCTTTATCCCAAGCTGCCACTTTATAATCTTTATCTTTTCTGAAAACAGAGACTAATTCCTGCCCAAGCATTCCCTTAGCTCCGATTATTAAAATTTTTTGCATAAATTTATTTTTTACTATTTATTATTTCTTCCAAATAAGCCTTTGCATCTAACTGTTCTTCAAAAGTGTTTTCAAGTTCCAAGCTGATAATTGGCGGCAGAAAATCCAAATAGTTTTTCATATAATCCAAGTCTTTGAGTTCATGCATCATGTGACTATCATAGTTTAAAAAACCAAGGAAAGATCTTATTGCAGAAACATGTCCCACTCCCACTCCAAACTTTCTGATTTTTTCTTCAAAATTGCGATAAGATTTCTTTCGGGTAATGCTTCCTTTAATAAAATCAGAGGCCCAGTGGGTAAAATCTATGCAATATCCGGCAAACATTTTTATTTCATTGTCGGTAGGGATGTGTTCCTGATTCTCTAAATAAATCATGTCTTTGTATCTGGAAAGTTTTTCATAGTCAAAATTATATTTTGACTTAAGCGGATGAACATTAAAAACTTGCGTTCCATATTTTTCAATAAAAAGATCTAACTCCCATGTTTCCATGTCACTGCGCAAGTGAACGTGAGGGATGCTTTTAATCGTGCTTTTTTCTAATAATTCATAAAGTTCCTGGCGTTCCTGAAGTTTAAGAAATGTTGGAAAAAGAGCAACTTCGGTTATATTGAATTTCCTACATTCTTCAATTTTATCTTTCCAATCAGAACCGGGAGTGGTTGTTAGCCCTAGTAAAATTTTGCTATTTCCCATATTGCTTTGCATAGTATTCTTTATAAGATCCTGATTTTATATTTTTCCACCAATCTTCATTGTTTTTATACCATTCAATAGTTTTAACTATTCCCTCTTCAAAAGAAACTTTTGGTTTCCAACCCAGCTCATTTTTAATTTTTGAAAAATTAATGGCATATCTCCTATCGTGTCCTGGCCGATCTTTTACATATTCGATGAAATCTTCACTTTTATCCATAAGTCCAATTATTTTTTTTGTAATTTCAATGTTTGGTTTTTCAGAATTTCCTCCGACGCAATATGTTTCTCCTATTTCCCCTTTTTTAATAACAAGATCAATCGCCTCACAATGGTCTTCAACATAAAGCCAGTCGCGGACATTCATGCCGTCACCATAAACAGGCACATTCTTGTTTTCCATTAAATTAGTAATAAAAAGCGGAATCATTTTTTCCGGAAATTGAAAGGGGCCGTAATTATTGGAACAATTGGAGATTGTTATTGGCAAGCCATAGGTATGGAAATAAGCCCTGACCAACTGGTCTGAAGCTGCCTTGGAAGCGCTATAAGGGCTTCTAGGTTCATAAGGCGTGTTTTCACTAAAAGCAGGATCAAATGGACCTAAATGGCCGAAAACCTCATCTGTAGAAATATGATGGAATCTTTTGTTGCCGTTGTTTTTGGCTGCTTCCAATAAATTATATGTTCCAAAGACATTGGTCCGGACAAAATTTTCTGCGTCTAAAATGGAACGGTCAACATGAGATTCAGCGGCAAAATGAACAACCAAGTCAGCGTCTTTGATTAAATCATTAACTAAATTTTTATCACATATATCACCTTTGATAAATTTGTAATTTTTGTTTTTTTCTATCTCACGTAAATTTTCCAAATTGCCTGCATAAGTCAAAGCATCCAAATTAATGATTTGATCATCGGGATATTTTTTCAGCCAATAATGAATAAAATTACTTCCTATAAATCCACATCCCCCTGTAACTAAAATTTTCATATTTTTATTTATAAAATTTTATATAGTGAATCAGGATCTTTTTCCCATCTTATTTCATCCACTTCTTCGCTTTTATTTTTCCCCTTATAAAGCTTGTTGGGCAGATTGATTGACCAGGCATCCTTGTCTCCTATGCATTTATATCCATGAACGACTCCCGGCGGAACAATCACAAGAACAGGATTTTTTTCTCCCACTTCTATTTTCAAATGTTCCCCGTTGGTTTCTGAATCTTCCCGCCTGTCCCAAAGATAAAGTTCAAAAGTTCCCGGACCTATGAAAACAAAGCAATCACTTTGGAATTTGTGTTCATGCGGTCCACGGACGACTCCGGGTTTCGTCGAACTCACATAGCTCATCACTGGCTGATATCCATTAAGTTCATCCTGGCGGAATATTTCGCTAAGCCAGCCTCTTTCATCTTCATTTTTACTGATGTTTTTTATGACTATTCCCTTGATCATATCTTCTTTATTTTTCTTTATTAAAGCTTTTTAATGATACTATGAACGGATATTTTTGGCAAAATAAAAAGGCTGTCTTCGCGACAACCTTTTGTCTTTTTTATAATTCACCTTTCAGTAAGGCATTTAGTCTTTTCTTTAGCTTCTCCATGTCGGGTTCAGGATATGTCTTATTTATCTTTTTTTCTTCAGTTTTTTCCTGATTAGGTTCTTCCATGGTCTTATTTAATGAAAAATCGTCAGCGACAGGAAGATTGTCAGGTGCATCTCCTTTACCCCCATTATATTTAGGGACTTCTGCAAAATTAGGATATTTGGTATTTTTTTCAAGAATCTTTGTCAGCTTTTTCATCTCCTGGAATTTACGGGTAAATATATTTCCCAGCTCTTCTTTAGGAGCGAGCTTTATCTCGGCAGGAATATCAGACATGTATAAATTTTCAAGAGATTTCAATTCATCTTTTTCAGATTTTTTTTCTCCGGACTTATTTTGTAAATCAAATAAAAACTTTTCCTTAGATTCCTTGTAGTTTTCTATCAATAAGTCCTTTCTTTTTATTAGTGTATATTGGAAAATAAAAGCTAACAGAAATCCGAGAATTAAGCTTAGCGGAATCACACTTAAAATTCCGGCAATGCGGGGATGCGTGATCGGTCCTTCAACTGTGAGCAAATCAACATCCTTCTTGATGTCATAATAGAAAGCGGTGAAATAGAAAAGAGTTTCAGTAGTTTTTTCTGCCAGTTTTTCAGCATCATTTTTTTGTTTGGTGTTGATTGAAATTTTTATTAAAGAAGAATCTCTGCCTATTTTTTTGGTTGAAACCAGTCCATTCCAATAGTCTTTTCTTTCTGCCGATGATTTTCCGGCGGCAAAATCTTTCACATCGGAATTGTATTTCAGCAAGCGGTCGTAGAGAGCCAAAGTTTTTGGAAATTCGGAAACATTGCGGATAATCTGGTTTTTTTGCTGAGCTGCAGTTTCCGATTTTGCATTTACTAAAATTATAACACTGGAAGTGTAGGTTTTGGACAGGCTGATGAACAGCAATAAAAATGAAAATGAAAGCACTATGCCTGCAACAAAAAATCTCAGAGAAAAATATTCCGAATCCACGCTGATCTTTTGCCAATATTGATTGATTTTTTCCATTTACCCTGTTAAATAAGATTTGAGTCTACTTTATCGTAGAAACAACTTATTTCTAATATATTTGCAATTTAACTTGTAAATTTTCCCCCTCTTTTTAATCTTAATTTTGCAGAACAAGATTATTTAACAGGGTGAAAATGATTTTTTAGATGACTTGGGAGTATAGCAAATATACGCTATCTGTCAATAGCGTGAGCTTTTTTCAAAAATTGGCATAGAAAAAGGGCGGTCAGTTCATTTGAACTTCCCGCCCTTTGTTAAATTGTTTCGGGGTTATTTCCGTCTTCCTATGAAGAACGCAATTATAATAAAAGCGCCAATCATAGCAAGGACGAAGTAGAATAAATCTACTAATTTCCCCGCTATCTTATTTATCGACCGGCCCTGCTTTATTACAGTTCCGGCAGTCGTGTTGTACGCGCCAGTCAGGTTGGATAACCAACCCTCATGTCTGTCTATTTTAACCGACAGATCCTTTAGCTGGCCGTCGACTTTCGCCTCGATATCGTTGGAAACTTCTTTTTGCGCTTCCAACTCCCCATTTATTCTGGCGAATTG
Encoded here:
- the glyA gene encoding serine hydroxymethyltransferase gives rise to the protein MIHKNLKKSDPQIYKCMLGELKRQQEGMELIASENYVSEAVLEALGSVFTNKYSEGYPGHRYYGGQKYTDVAENLAIERAKKLFGAEHVNVQPHSGAPANMIAYSAVLKPGDIVLGMDLSHGGHLTHGHPVTLSAQIYNFIRYKTDKSGKIDYEELEKMAIKHKPKLILAGFSAYTRQLDYKKFQAIAKKVGAISMFDIAHIAGLIAGKAIPNPVPYFDIVTTTTHKTLRGPRGGMIMCKKEFAKAIDKAAFPGFQGGPHMNNTAAKAVAFGEALKPSFKTYAKQIIKNAKVLETELKKHGFKLMFGGTDNHMVLVDVFGSKGVTGKEAEEALDKIGITLNKNMIPDDPRSPFDPSGVRIGVPAVTTRGMKEKEIKKICFWIKEAVENHKNEKKLKQLHKEVIALCKKFPIYPNTK
- the rfbB gene encoding dTDP-glucose 4,6-dehydratase; translated protein: MKILVTGGCGFIGSNFIHYWLKKYPDDQIINLDALTYAGNLENLREIEKNKNYKFIKGDICDKNLVNDLIKDADLVVHFAAESHVDRSILDAENFVRTNVFGTYNLLEAAKNNGNKRFHHISTDEVFGHLGPFDPAFSENTPYEPRSPYSASKAASDQLVRAYFHTYGLPITISNCSNNYGPFQFPEKMIPLFITNLMENKNVPVYGDGMNVRDWLYVEDHCEAIDLVIKKGEIGETYCVGGNSEKPNIEITKKIIGLMDKSEDFIEYVKDRPGHDRRYAINFSKIKNELGWKPKVSFEEGIVKTIEWYKNNEDWWKNIKSGSYKEYYAKQYGK
- a CDS encoding sugar phosphate nucleotidyltransferase, which produces MKGIILSGGTATRLFPLTSTTSKQLLPVYDRQMIFYPLNTLIKAGIKDILIIVAPEHSGQYINLLGSIFKKFGISLSFEVQKVPRGLAEAFILGENFIGNNNIAMILGDNIFEDDLGEKIKNFKDGGMVFAKKVPDPERFGVVKFDEKGKAVEVKEKPKDFLSDWAITGIYVYDKRVSDISKNLSPSERGEIEITDINKKYLEMGELAVEKIEGEWLDAGTFDSLLEAGNIVKKKELYKKFDPIINQAIEEFNEELRTIAKKKLL
- a CDS encoding dTDP-4-dehydrorhamnose 3,5-epimerase family protein — translated: MIKGIVIKNISKNEDERGWLSEIFRQDELNGYQPVMSYVSSTKPGVVRGPHEHKFQSDCFVFIGPGTFELYLWDRREDSETNGEHLKIEVGEKNPVLVIVPPGVVHGYKCIGDKDAWSINLPNKLYKGKNKSEEVDEIRWEKDPDSLYKIL
- the rfbD gene encoding dTDP-4-dehydrorhamnose reductase; translation: MQKILIIGAKGMLGQELVSVFRKDKDYKVAAWDKEKIDITNQKQVQEKIVKLKPAIILNAAAYNNVDGCEKDKAEFEKAKKINGKAPGYLAKIAKKIGATFVHYSTDYVFNGMPELTEPAGCTGSCGSCGLHQNFIPQIGFDENAIPAPLQKYGKTKLMGEDAVQEKGENYYIIRLSKLFGKPGKARDAKKSFFDTMLKIGKKQKEVRVVDEETSCFTYAPDLARKTKEIIESKKPFGIYHVSNTGACTWYEAVVELYRQAKIKAKIIPVNSNEFPRPAQRPYVSILINTKLNPLRNYKLALKDYLKNK